One region of Glutamicibacter sp. B1 genomic DNA includes:
- a CDS encoding potassium channel family protein, protein MAHFVIMGCGRVGVSLAHTLDSAGHSVAIIDQDAHAFRRLSKDFTGFTVTGRGFDRDTLEEAKIDGAYAFAAVSSGDNSNILATRVARETYNVPHVVARIYDPGRAEIYQRLGIPTVAAVRWSTDQVLRRILPDYSMRGDFREPSGRLVLTEVALNRGWYGRLVKDLEAAAGVRVAYLTRFGEGTIPQGRTRLQGGDLVHVMMRIDQLKDVEKILASPPAPLPND, encoded by the coding sequence GTGGCACATTTTGTGATTATGGGATGCGGACGCGTAGGCGTTTCGCTGGCCCATACACTGGATTCGGCGGGACATTCGGTGGCGATCATTGATCAAGACGCCCATGCTTTCCGTCGTTTGAGCAAGGATTTCACCGGCTTCACTGTCACCGGTCGTGGTTTTGATCGAGACACCTTGGAAGAAGCCAAAATTGATGGCGCCTATGCTTTTGCAGCCGTCTCTAGCGGTGATAATTCCAACATTCTTGCCACGCGTGTAGCCCGTGAAACCTACAACGTGCCTCATGTTGTGGCCCGCATTTATGATCCCGGACGTGCCGAAATTTATCAGCGTCTCGGTATACCTACGGTGGCTGCTGTGCGTTGGAGCACCGACCAAGTTCTGCGCAGAATCTTGCCGGATTATTCAATGCGTGGAGATTTCCGTGAACCATCGGGGCGCCTGGTACTCACCGAAGTTGCTCTCAACCGCGGTTGGTACGGCCGCCTGGTCAAAGACTTGGAAGCCGCTGCAGGTGTGCGTGTCGCCTACCTGACGCGTTTTGGTGAAGGCACCATCCCACAAGGTCGCACTCGCCTGCAGGGCGGAGATTTGGTTCACGTCATGATGCGTATCGATCAGCTCAAGGATGTCGAAAAAATTCTTGCCAGTCCTCCTGCTCCACTGCCCAACGACTAA